The genomic stretch TGACGTAATTTATTAAATACTCTTTTTAAGGGTTCATTTTCTAGTTCTATTTCTTCAATTTTTGCTTTGCTACAATCAGCCAAAGAATCTCGAATTGCTTTGGGAACTAGAATTCGGTCTTGCCAATAATTCTTATCATCAATGAAAATGGATTTTTCCGCAGCAATTTTCAGAAGACGCACGACATCCCTAGACTGAATTTGTCCATTGTAGTCAGATAATGCGGCAATTACAAACGGAGCAGAACGTGCTTGTTTAGAGCGATCCTTTCCTAGCTTTTTGCCCCACAAGGGTCTTAAAGTTTCCGTCAGTTCTGCTTCATTCATATCTTGAAGTTCGGCTGGCTTTAACTTTAACGAAATCTTAGCTTTATCGGCAACCCAAGCAACTAATCTCAATACAGTTTCTTCATTCCACCTTAACCTATAAGGCTTATAGCGAGACATCATTTGACCGGAATTTTGACGGACAGAAGCGGTTAAAATATCTTGTCTGACAAAAATAATAATTCCTAAACAACGAAAGGGTTGTTGTTCCAGCCATTGAGGAACATCTTGCAATAAAGCTCGTAAAGCAGTTTGTTGAGCTTTGTGCTGAGCAAATTCTTGAAATAAGTCTTCCAATCCATCAATTACAGCTACTATCTTTTGTTTATTCTGTGCTATATACTTAGGTAAATCGCGACCGTTGCCTGTCATACCTAGACTCTTGGCAATCACATCCAACCAGCGATCGCGCCATTGACCTTCATGTAAATTCTGTTCACATCCTTCTCGAATATAGTCTTTAATCTCACTGTCATCGACGGGAGGTGTCAACCCTATCTGTTTAGCACAATCTTTCCGTCCTTTATCTACTATTTTTTTTGCTTTATCATTGAGATTATTTGAAGCGATAATTGGTGCGATCAAGGCTGTGCTATCTACATTACTTACTCCCACATCTTCTCTAAATTTTTGCCATTCTTTTCTGCGTATAATTTGCATAAACGTATAAGTTTTACCCGAACCCTTGGCTCCAATAACAACAGTGATTGGAATCTGGTTTCGATAATCATTAGCTAAATTTTCTAAAGACTCAGTAACCAGAAAATCATCAGTCTCAGCACCCTCTGCATAAATCATTTTATCGGCTATATCTCTCAAGCTTTCTCTTTGAGACTGTGAACTTATAGGTTCATCTGCTTGATTCGAGTTATTTAAATTATCAGGCAGCCATTCCAATAAAGGATGTAGTAAATCAATTAATTGAGAACTTGCCAAGTGCTGCCAAACATCTTGCCAAGAATTAGATAAAATCTGTAACCTTTCAGTAAATGGAGTGGTAAGTCTAATTGGTTCACTATCTTCTCCCAGCAATGGTTGAATTGCTTCTAATATTGTTTGTTCTGATTCAATAACTAAACTTTTAGCTCTTTCATCTGGAGGGACTTTAGTGAAAATA from Moorena sp. SIOASIH encodes the following:
- a CDS encoding AAA family ATPase → MIPSDIRLYTWVDVEEVLLRSQEQEQWPEDLVWARGYWDELVLGIRPGTQHSVKTWLQEIYDPRFQDNGQQGNDCIILESAEGNQRTLPIILEETEEEPPSPNKLIPNLARPTVIWQRTEKLQAPDIFPDDLPPVVAFHSFKGGVGRTIHALALAQALINAKQKVLLIDGDLEAPGISWLLESRLPYPPICFADIIALIHGDPSPDAEQTIDLATQKIQNALVDGIYILPSFRVNSRLTGLAIKPEHLIKGHKNPFILTDSLALLGKALGVNVVLVDLPAGLSELAAGLILDPRVYRIFVSTLSGQSISGTARLLELIAKLAPSTRDQDPSPGFIFTKVPPDERAKSLVIESEQTILEAIQPLLGEDSEPIRLTTPFTERLQILSNSWQDVWQHLASSQLIDLLHPLLEWLPDNLNNSNQADEPISSQSQRESLRDIADKMIYAEGAETDDFLVTESLENLANDYRNQIPITVVIGAKGSGKTYTFMQIIRRKEWQKFREDVGVSNVDSTALIAPIIASNNLNDKAKKIVDKGRKDCAKQIGLTPPVDDSEIKDYIREGCEQNLHEGQWRDRWLDVIAKSLGMTGNGRDLPKYIAQNKQKIVAVIDGLEDLFQEFAQHKAQQTALRALLQDVPQWLEQQPFRCLGIIIFVRQDILTASVRQNSGQMMSRYKPYRLRWNEETVLRLVAWVADKAKISLKLKPAELQDMNEAELTETLRPLWGKKLGKDRSKQARSAPFVIAALSDYNGQIQSRDVVRLLKIAAEKSIFIDDKNYWQDRILVPKAIRDSLADCSKAKIEEIELENEPLKRVFNKLRQLPEVQKKSPFQLESIGLSTEDISLLKQNGVIIADGDKYYVSEIFRLGLGFSQNAGKAKVLGLAKRARQRL